From a single Nicotiana tomentosiformis chromosome 2, ASM39032v3, whole genome shotgun sequence genomic region:
- the LOC138906312 gene encoding uncharacterized protein: MAKTSKTVPQKEKASCSSSRSSDSKAPAEPFPYEYVLGPCLTKDAILRPSSGEEETKSPVPKSGEDNKRKTASQSEDPKPKPRRVRRKVIALTMDSVQKLREEEEEEEEEEEEEEEEDEEEENASVLTVRPRKALEVTKPSEPTTVAKIKPRVEETSKKKSVEDLELPEVETVSLPSVITPDEAGSEIPKIDQSVPSDLLRTMTAGDPFRDCFAGVDDASDIGDASILLEEAQRLLSQCETELQKVSEERNALKLLCGQKDETIKDLQADLAKAHEEEAELDKQVGILLIKYGLDPTVEANASLSQLQQKVERIKLLQGEVDQLKADCDRWKENMDRLATEKETTSAKLSSAKVQIRGVKEKSSSQDKKIEELETSLDKAKAEIEKTKVMADKSIAMYRADAEAAQIQLREASDREQ, encoded by the exons atggcgaaaacttcaaagACTGTACcacagaaggagaaagcttcttgctCCTCTTCCCGGTCGTCCGACAGCAAGGCGCCGGCGGAGCCATTTCCCTATGAATATGTTCTCGGGCCGT GCCTGACtaaggatgccattttgaggccttcaagtggcgaggaagaaaccaagtccccggtTCCAAAATCGGGGGAAGACAACAAGCGGAAAACTGCCTCGCAGtccgaggaccccaagcccaaacctcgaagggtgaggaggaaagtaatcgctctcacgatggactcggtccaaaaactgagagaagaagaagaagaagaagaagaagaagaagaagaagaagaagaagaagatgaagaagaggaaaatgcTTCGGTACTGACGGTCCGGCCTAGGAAAGCCCTCGAGGTCACCAAACCTTCTGAGCCGACGACGGTTGCTAAAATCAAGCCTCGTGTCGAGGAGACTTCCAAAAAGAAATCGGTTGAGGATCTCGAATTACCAGAGGTCGAGACCGTTTCTCTGCCATCTGTAATTACACCGGACGAGGCCGGCTCTGAGATCCCGAAGATCGATCAGAGCGTCCCAAGCGACTTGCTCAGGACCATGACAGCAG gggatccttttcgggattgctttgctggagtcgatgatgcctctgatATCGGTGACGCCTCTATTcttttagaagaggcccaacgtctcTTATCTCAG TgtgaaaccgagctccaaaaggtcTCGGAGGAGAGGAACGCTCTGAAGCTTCTTTGTGGACAAAAAGACGAAACTATAAAGGaccttcaagcggatttggccaaggctcatGAGGAAGAAGCCGAGTTAGATAAGCAGGTGGGCATCCTTTTGATAAAGTACGGGCTCGACCCAACTGTGGAGGCTAATGCTTCATTATCTCAGCTGCAACAAAAGGTTGAAAGGATCAAGCTACTTCAGGGAGAAGTCGATCAGCTAAAGGCCGattgtgatcggtggaaggagaatatggaccGCCTGGCTACGGAAAAAGAAACTACCTCGGCCAAATTGTCATCGGCCAAGGTTCAAATTCGAGGCGTCAAAGAGAAAAGTTCATCCCAAGACAagaagatcgaggagcttgaaaccaGTCTTGATAAGGCCAAGGCAGAGATCGAGAAGACaaaagtcatggcggacaagtccattgccatgtaccgggccgatgccgaggctgctcaaataCAGCTAAGGGAGGCTTCTGACCGAGAGCAATAG